In one window of Primulina tabacum isolate GXHZ01 chromosome 8, ASM2559414v2, whole genome shotgun sequence DNA:
- the LOC142553903 gene encoding bifunctional protein FolD 2 has product MSDHKATIIDGKAIAQTIRSEVAAEVRRLYQTYGKVPGLAVVIVGQRKDSQSYVNMKRKTCAEIGIRSIDLDLPEDVPESELISKVHELNANPDVHGILVQLPLPKHINEEKILIEISLEKDVDGFHPLNIGKLAMKGRDPLFVPCTPKGCLELLARSGVSVKGKKAVVVGRSNIVGLPVSMLLLKEDATVTIVHSRTQEPESIIREADIIIAAAGQPEMIKGSWIKPGAAVIDVGTNAVDDPSKKSGYRLVGDVEFHEACKVAGCITPVPGGVGPMTVAMLLKNTLDGAKRVIER; this is encoded by the exons ATGTCGGATCATAAAGCAACCATAATTGATGGCAAAGCGATAGCCCAGACAATCCGATCTGAAGTCGCCGCCGAAGTCCGCCGTCTCTATCAAACCTATGGCAAG gtgcCCGGATTAGCGGTTGTTATTGTTGGGCAGAGGAAAGATTCACAGAGCTATGTGAATATGAAAAGGAAGACATGTGCAGAAATTGGAATCCGGTCCATCGATCTGGATCTGCCGGAGGACGTACCTGAGTCCGAATTAATCAGCAAAGTCCATGAATTGAATGCGAATCCTGATGTTCATG GCATATTGGTACAGCTTCCTTTACCCAAACATATTAATGAAGAAAAAATTTTGATCGAAATATCCCTTGAGAAGGACGTCGATGGATTTCATCCTTTGAATATTGGCAAGTTAGCTATGAAAGGCAGAGATCCGTTGTTTGTTCCTTGCACTCCAAAG GGTTGCTTGGAGCTCCTAGCACGGAGTGGTGTTTCCGTCAAAGGAAAAAAGGCTGTAGTCGTGGGTCGAAGTAACATAGTTGGCTTACCAGTTTCTATGCTTCTCCTAAAGGAAGATGCCACTGTTACCATAGTTCACTCCCGTACCCAGGAACCAGAAAGTATAATTCGTGAAGCTGACATAATCATTGCTGCAGCAGGACAACCCGAAATG ATCAAGGGTAGCTGGATCAAACCTGGTGCTGCAGTTATTGATGTTGGAACAAATGCTGTAGATGACCCAAGTAAAAAGTCTGGTTATAGGCTCGTGGGAGATGTGGAGTTTCACGAAGCATGTAAAGTAGCTGGATGCATTACGCCAGTTCCGGGCGGCGTTGGACCCATGACTGTTGCAATGCTACTGAAGAATACCTTGGACGGAGCCAAGCGAGTGATCGAGCGTTGA